The Vibrio bathopelagicus genomic sequence AGCTGCAAAGCTAAGGGGATTGAAATCCATGTCGCGCAGTTTGATCAACAGAGCTTTGACGACAATCTGTTTGATATAATAAACGTGTATTGCCCTATCGCGATCACTCAATCGGTCGACAAAAGAAAGGCGGAGTATTTTGCGGGGCGTTATTTAGTCGCGAGGGAATTACAAAATTGGGGCTTTTCACATCAGCCCCTTGAACAGAATGTCGACCGAAGTCCACGGCTACCAAGTGATGTCATTGGTTCTATTTCCCATAGTAACGATTTAGCCACTGTTGCCGTTTTACGTTCTTCTAATGTGAACAGAGAGAATATTGGGATTGATATCCAACACCTAATCTCCAGTGAAATTTGTGATGATATCGAGAACATGGTCGCAACCGTCCAAGAGGTCGATTTGGTGGTGAGGTATGGATTAACTCGAACAGAAGCTGTGACATTGTTGTTTTCAGCTAAGGAGGCTATTTACAAAGCATTGGCTCGCTTTGTTAGAAGAGGACTAGATTTTAACTCGGCAACATTGATCGAGATTGACAAAGGCACAGTTCAGTTCGCACTGTCCAAAGATATCACTTCGCAAATTTCGGATTCAGAGAGTCATGATGATTCGAGAAGCGTAATTTGCCAATACGACTACTTAGCACAACAGAACGCGTATCTGACGGTGTGTTACTACTCGGCAGATACATAGCGACGATTTTGTTTGAATCTAAAACGAAATGCTCATCACGTAATGTTCTGGGTCGGTTTTAATTTCGACAATTGACCAACCGAGAGAAAGATACAAAGGCGCAATATTGGTGTAGGCGTACAAGTTAGGCGTTGAATATTTCGAGGATTGAGATTGAGGTTGAGATCGATAGTAATCTGGCATTTGCGCGACTGCACGCTTGATCAATTCACTCGCAATACCTTGACCACGCCACTGGGAATCCACATAAACAGCATTGACCCAAACCACATCTCTTACTTGATGAGGTTCTTGAAAATGGGAATACGCTAACCCACCGATGACCACATTATCTCGCAGCACAACAATTACAGGTGGTAACCGGGAGTTATCTAGATTGGCTTCGTCAGGATATGAAGCCTCAAATTCGAAATCCGACCATTCGCTTTGGAAAAGTCGTTCGAGTTGCTGCCAGTATGGTGAGTGTTGTTCACATTGTCTGAATACGACTCTCTGCATTTAAAATTCCTTTTCAAATACTCGTGCTGTGTTGGGATATGTTGGATATGTTGGATATAGATTATAACGTCTATTAAGTTCAGGAATCTCGATTTTGCTTTCTTGTGATAAGGAGGTGGTTATTCCTCTTCCTCATAATGTTCTTCATCCACATCTTGATTGATCTCTTCGCCACAACCCAAGCACTCCGCTTGCAAATCTGTTGGCATGACAATAATCAAACCACAATGAGGGCATAAGTCGCCTTGTTGATACATCTTGTTATTCCTTCTACTGCAACGGCTATTGTTTAGGATACTTTTGCTTACTCAGTTCTAGCCAATCGTGAATGACTTGGCGAGCAGACTCAGATGGCGGTGCATTTCGTTTCCCACAAATCTGGTCAATCTCAAACGGAAAGGCTTTGCTTGGAACGCGGCGCAGACCAATGGTTAAGCGCTGAGGCTTGAACATACGAAATACCACATAGCGGTCGCTCATGATTCGATTGTGATAGACGCCAATACAATGTTTTTGTTCCACGCCCTCTTGTTCAAGGTCGTAGTAATCAGATAGCGGGTGAATGTTGTCATTACCGAGTAAAGGAACTGGATAAGGGATGTCCATGTCAACAGGGCGACTTCCCTCTAACCTTCTCAGTTGGCGCTGTTCTGTCCATCTATCATGCAGTTGTTCAAACATAGCAAAGGAATTTTGACTTGTGATAGCGCGCAATGGATCGTCCATCTCCAAATCTTGACCCAATAGTATCGCATCTTGGAACATGGCCATTTTTGAAGGCGCATTGAGCCTGCCCTCTTCAACCATCGCAATGCCTAATCGACTTCCAGTTAGAAACGGGTGAACCTGATCCAAACGCAGCGCCGTGTAACCCACTTTAGAATAATGTTTAAATTTCAGTACACGCCTTTGCAGCGGTTCCAGAATTCGAACAATGTGGTCAAGCTCATCACCGACGTTGTAATGCAGCTCTAACTTGTCGATAAACTTGAGCGTCGCTTTACTGCCATCTAAGCCGAGTTTAGCTAAGATTTTCTTTTGCCCTAAACGACTCAGTTCCAATGCTTTCTTGTTATCGACACTGTGTTTCATGCAGATTAACGCCAAAATAACGGGTCTTAATTCAAGCAGTTGAGCCGCCTCATAAGTGTTCGCAGCTAACCAAAGCATTTGATATTGATACTCTGGAAAATCATCGGTGATTTCACGATAACGAGCAGGCAACGAATCTAACCAACGACCATTTACATCAAACTGTTCAACAAGATTGAGGCTTAAACCAATACCACCATCAAGTGGGCGTCTACCATCTTCAAACACATGAAAGCCCACGAGCTTTTGCGACCAATCACTGATCTCAATATCGTAGTCAAAGCCTAATGTGCGAGTGGGAATGGTAAGTAATGCTGTCATTGATGCCTCTTCGTTAATGGCGCGTTGAACTGTCGAGCTTATCTAATAGCAAAAAACCTAAAGCTCGATCTAAAGTCACTATAACAACCTTTTGTAAATTTCTTATCAATCAAAGCGATATAAATACGATAGTACTTAGAAGATCTTTGAATGATGATTTTACGCAATATGAGACCTCTTCGATATCATTTACTTAGAGAGAAACTATGCTTGTAACATCACTAATAACAAGAGGCTTTAATTATGGAATACCGACATATTCTGGTCGCACTTGAAATGTCTGATGACTCGAAAATACTCATCGACAGAGCAACCTTCTTCGCGAACAAACTAGAAACGGAACTTTCATTTGTTTATATCGACGGTACTCACGGAGAAATTTACCCAGAACTCGTTGATATTCAACAAAGTAATAATGACCTACCAGTCAATGAAAGTGCTATAAAACACTTAAGAGAATTTGAGGCTTACGCTAAACAGCCGATTCAGCATATCTTTGTGGGTACGGGTGATTTGAATGACAAGCTCAAAGACACCGTGAAAGCGCACAACATTGACCTGATGCTTTGTGGTCATCATCATGATTTTTGGCATAAGATCATCTCGCACTCGAAGCAATTGATAGACTCTTCTTCTGTCGACATACTCGTCGTTCCTATGGACTAGCTGCTTCTAAAGACTAACTGCTTCCATGGACTAGAGCTCCTAAAGACTGTCGCTCTTAAAAAATAGCTGTTTTGGCTTGTAAGGCCAAACTTCATTAGCCAACCTCTATCGGTATTATTGGTTGGCTTACATCCCCTCTTCAATCCTCTTATTTACCCCAATTCGACAATCACCCACTTACTGAAATCATTTACCTTGTTAGCTTATCAACTTCGTAAGCGTTTAATAATTTACAAATAACGATGTAA encodes the following:
- a CDS encoding 4'-phosphopantetheinyl transferase family protein, producing MMNNTFRALPTDHPFMIDEYSFQKELSCKAKGIEIHVAQFDQQSFDDNLFDIINVYCPIAITQSVDKRKAEYFAGRYLVARELQNWGFSHQPLEQNVDRSPRLPSDVIGSISHSNDLATVAVLRSSNVNRENIGIDIQHLISSEICDDIENMVATVQEVDLVVRYGLTRTEAVTLLFSAKEAIYKALARFVRRGLDFNSATLIEIDKGTVQFALSKDITSQISDSESHDDSRSVICQYDYLAQQNAYLTVCYYSADT
- a CDS encoding GNAT family N-acetyltransferase → MQRVVFRQCEQHSPYWQQLERLFQSEWSDFEFEASYPDEANLDNSRLPPVIVVLRDNVVIGGLAYSHFQEPHQVRDVVWVNAVYVDSQWRGQGIASELIKRAVAQMPDYYRSQPQSQSSKYSTPNLYAYTNIAPLYLSLGWSIVEIKTDPEHYVMSISF
- a CDS encoding PcfJ domain-containing protein, which encodes MTALLTIPTRTLGFDYDIEISDWSQKLVGFHVFEDGRRPLDGGIGLSLNLVEQFDVNGRWLDSLPARYREITDDFPEYQYQMLWLAANTYEAAQLLELRPVILALICMKHSVDNKKALELSRLGQKKILAKLGLDGSKATLKFIDKLELHYNVGDELDHIVRILEPLQRRVLKFKHYSKVGYTALRLDQVHPFLTGSRLGIAMVEEGRLNAPSKMAMFQDAILLGQDLEMDDPLRAITSQNSFAMFEQLHDRWTEQRQLRRLEGSRPVDMDIPYPVPLLGNDNIHPLSDYYDLEQEGVEQKHCIGVYHNRIMSDRYVVFRMFKPQRLTIGLRRVPSKAFPFEIDQICGKRNAPPSESARQVIHDWLELSKQKYPKQ
- a CDS encoding universal stress protein, whose product is MEYRHILVALEMSDDSKILIDRATFFANKLETELSFVYIDGTHGEIYPELVDIQQSNNDLPVNESAIKHLREFEAYAKQPIQHIFVGTGDLNDKLKDTVKAHNIDLMLCGHHHDFWHKIISHSKQLIDSSSVDILVVPMD